DNA from Gemmatimonadetes bacterium SCN 70-22:
CCTCCAGCGCCCCCTCCAGGAACGGTCCGTTCCCCAGGGCATCCCGCCCCGAGATGCACACCGAGTGCACTGGCGACCGGCTCAGTCCCCGTGCCACCTCGCGTGCCAGCACCTCCGCGGTGTACATCGTCGCCGTCTCCGCCGGACCGGCAAAGCGGATGAACAGCTGGCGCCGCCCGGCCCATACCCCTTGGCGCTGGATCGCGATCGGTACCCCCGCGAGCGCGGCGGCCTGAACTCCCCTGGTCCCCATTTACCTCGAATCCCTGGTCGAGTATGCCAACTGCACGATGCGGTCGCACAGCTCGGGAAACGACATCCCGGCCGCCGCCGCCGCCTGCGGAATTAGGCTCGTTTCCGTCATCCCCGGCAAGGTGTTCGCCTCCAGGCAGTAGAAATCGCCCGCGGGCGTCATCCGGAAGTCGATCCGCGCGCACCCCCGCAGCTTGAGCGCCGCGTAGGCGCGCTGCGCCAGGCGCTGCACCTCGGCCGTCTGCTCCGCCGTCAACTCCGCGGGAAAGATCTCCACCGCCATCCCGGGCGTGTACTTGCACTCGTAGTCGTACAGCTCCTTCACCGGGATGATCTCCCCCACCGGCAGCGCGTCCCCCCCGAGAATGCCGACCGTCAACTCCCGCCCCGGAACGAACGCCTCGATCATCACTTCGTCGTCGTGCCGGAACGCTTCGGCAATCGCCTCCTGCAGCAGCTCCGGCGTTCGCACCAGCGTGAGCCCCACCGTCGACCCCTGCTTGCTCGGCTTGACGACCACCGGGAACCCCAGCTCGCGCCCCACCTCATCCGCCGTCGCCGGCGCCATCAGCCACCCAGCAGTCGGGACCCCGGCACGCTCGAACAGGTGCTTCGAGAGATCCTTGTCCATCGCCAGCGCGCTCGCCAGGTGCCCGCTCCCGGTATAGGGAATCCCGGTCAGGTCCAGCAGCGCCTGGATCGTCCCATCCTCCCCGGTCCCCCCATGAAGCGCCAGGACGATCACTTCGGAGTCGCCGAGATGGTCGAGCGTCTTCGGGAGCGCACGATTCATCCGCGCCAGCGCCTGCACGTCGGGCGGGACGGTCTTCACCACCCTCCCTCCTTCCAGCAGCGCCCGCTCGTCCCCCGCCGTCAGCACCCCCCGGGCCGTATCCACCGCGACCACGTCGTATCCGCGCGTGCGCAGCGCCTGCGCGACGCGCAGCCCGGACGCCAGCGACACGTCACGCTCGGACGAAGTCCCCCCCATGAGCACCGTGATTCTCATCGCCCCGACTCCCGTCTCCCGTCTCCCGTCTCCCGTCGCATGCCCCTCATCTCGCCATCAGGAACTGCAGCAGGTCTCCCCGGGTCACGATCGCTTGCACCTGGCCGTGAGACTGCACGAGGACGGCCGGATTGGCCTTCGAGAGGAGCTTGGCCACGTTGTCGGCCGGCGTGTTCACGTCGATGATCGGGAACGGCGCGTCCATCACGTCACCCACGGAGGCATCGAGCAGTTTGGGGTTCTCCAGCGCCTTCGCGGTGAGCGTGTGCTCGGTGACCGACCCCACGCACACGGCGCCGTCCATCACCGGGAGCTGCGACACATCGTGCAGCGTCATCAGCCGCAACGCCTGGCGCACCGGGGCCCCCGGCGCGGTGCTCACCATCACCGGCACCCCGCCCGGCTTCACGTTGATCACCTGGGCGATCGTCGCCTTGTCCGCCTCCAGCAGTTGGTTCTCGCGCATCCACTCGTCGCTGTACAGCTTCGAGAGGTAGCGCTCGCCCGTGTCGCACAGGAACGTCACCACCAGGGCCTCGGGGTCGTTGATCCGGCGCGCCACGTTCAGCGCCACGTGCGCGATCAACCCGGCCGATCCCCCCACGAAGAGCCCCTCCTCGCGCGTGAGCCGGCGCGCCATCGCGAACGCGTCCTTGTCGCCCACCGTCTGGAACTCGTCGATGACCCCCATGTCGAGCGTCCCGGGAACCTTGTCCTGCCCGATCCCCTCCACCTTGTACGGCGCCCCGTCGACCTTGCTGGCCCCGTGGCTCCGCCAGTACTCGGCCAGGATCGACCCCTGTGGGTCGCCGGCAATCACCTGGATCTTCGGGTTCTTCGACTTCAGGTAGCGCCCCACGCCCGTGAGCGTCCCCCCCGTCCCCGCGGCGGCCACGAAGTGCGTGATCCGCCCCTCCGTCTGCTCCCACAGCTCCGGCCCCGTCGTCGCCTCGTGCGCCGCCGGGTTCGCGTCGTTGTAGAACTGGTTGGCCAGTACCGCGTTAGGCGTCTCGGCGGCGATCCGCCGGGCCATCATCACGTAGTTGTCCGGGTGGTCCGCCGGCACCGCGGTCGGCGTGATGATCACCTCGGCTCCGAACGCCTTGAGGAGCCGCACCTTCTCCTGCGACATCTTGTCGGGCATCGTGAAGATGCAGCGGTACCCCTTGAGCGCCGCCGCGATGGCCAGGCCGATCCCCGTGTTCCCGCTCGTCCCCTCCACGATCACCCCGCCCGGCTTGAGCCGCCCGTCGCGCTCCGCCTCCTCGATGATCGGGAGGCCGATGCGATCCTTCACCGATCCGCCGGGATTGAAGAACTCCGCC
Protein-coding regions in this window:
- a CDS encoding D-alanine--D-alanine ligase, with product MRITVLMGGTSSERDVSLASGLRVAQALRTRGYDVVAVDTARGVLTAGDERALLEGGRVVKTVPPDVQALARMNRALPKTLDHLGDSEVIVLALHGGTGEDGTIQALLDLTGIPYTGSGHLASALAMDKDLSKHLFERAGVPTAGWLMAPATADEVGRELGFPVVVKPSKQGSTVGLTLVRTPELLQEAIAEAFRHDDEVMIEAFVPGRELTVGILGGDALPVGEIIPVKELYDYECKYTPGMAVEIFPAELTAEQTAEVQRLAQRAYAALKLRGCARIDFRMTPAGDFYCLEANTLPGMTETSLIPQAAAAAGMSFPELCDRIVQLAYSTRDSR
- a CDS encoding cystathionine beta-synthase, whose translation is MTETLAQLTSRVPRNRQPFESVLETVGWTPLIRLTRVTRGIRTPVYGKAEFFNPGGSVKDRIGLPIIEEAERDGRLKPGGVIVEGTSGNTGIGLAIAAALKGYRCIFTMPDKMSQEKVRLLKAFGAEVIITPTAVPADHPDNYVMMARRIAAETPNAVLANQFYNDANPAAHEATTGPELWEQTEGRITHFVAAAGTGGTLTGVGRYLKSKNPKIQVIAGDPQGSILAEYWRSHGASKVDGAPYKVEGIGQDKVPGTLDMGVIDEFQTVGDKDAFAMARRLTREEGLFVGGSAGLIAHVALNVARRINDPEALVVTFLCDTGERYLSKLYSDEWMRENQLLEADKATIAQVINVKPGGVPVMVSTAPGAPVRQALRLMTLHDVSQLPVMDGAVCVGSVTEHTLTAKALENPKLLDASVGDVMDAPFPIIDVNTPADNVAKLLSKANPAVLVQSHGQVQAIVTRGDLLQFLMAR